In Arthrobacter sp. CJ23, the genomic window GATCGACCACAGGTCCAGCGGCTGCGGGTACTCGACGTCCGGCTGCGGGAAAACGATCTTGATGTACCGGTCCACGAACTCGTTGTTCGTGTAGTCGGCAAAGCCCGGGCCGCCGGCGACGACCCGCACCATGTGCGGCGAAAGCCGTTCCTTGCGCAGGACCGTGAGGTTCACCTGGGGGCGCGTGTTGCGCGTGGCAGAAGAAGTGGCAGGCAGGGCAGTCATGTAGGTAAGCCTAAGCTAATAACCGCCGCCGCGCCCATTCGGTGGCTTCCCGTTACAGGACGGGCAGTTCCCAGTCGACCGGCGCGGCGCCCTGCTGGGACAACAGGGCGTTAGCCCGGCTGAACGGCCGCGAGCCAAAGAAGCCGCGGGAGGCGGAAAGCGGGCTCGGATGTGCCGAAACCAGCGCCGGTGCGCCGTCCAGCAGCGGCACCACGGCCTCGGCGTCCTTGCCCCACAGGATGGCCACAAGCGGGCTCGGCTTGCCGTCCGCATCCCGGCGGCCGGCGACGGCCGTGACTGCCGCCGTCGTGATGGCCTCCCAGCCTTTGCCCCGGTGCGAGCCGGCGTTGCCGGCGGTGACGCTGAGGACCCTGTTGAGCAGGAGGACGCCCTGGCTGCTCCAGGCCGAAAGGTCGCCGTGCACGCGCGGCGGCAGTCCCAGGTCGTCGTGGAGTTCGCGGTAGATGTTGCTGAGGCTGCGGGGGATCGGCCGGGTCTGCGGCGAAACAGCGAAGGAAAGCCCGACGGCGTGTCCCGGCGTCGGGTAGGGATCCTGGCCCAGGATCAGGACCTTGACGTCGGCCAGCGGCTGGCGGAAGGCACGGAGGAGGTTTCCGGCGGCGGGAAGGACCTGATGCCCGGCAGCGGATTGGGCTGCCACGAAGTCCAAAGCGGAGCGCAGTTGCGGCTCCACCGGCCCCAGGGCCGACGCCCAGTCCGGGGCCATGAGCTCCGCCAACGGCAGGCCGGCCAGTTCCGCAAAGCCGTCCGCGCCGCCACCGGCCGGCTCCAGCTCAAACAGCGCATCGTCACCCATCACGCCGCCATTGTCTCCCGCGCGGAGGCCGCCGGCTAAATGACAGCGTTCGTATTCGCCCGTAGCATGGAGAAGGAGACCCCCAACAGAGCCGAAGGAGTGTGCCATGACGGAGCCCGCCCCCGAGCACGGGTCCGGCCCTGAGCGCCCGGCCCTCGCAGACCTCTCGGCCGAGACGCGCAGTGATTCCCCCCTGAGCGAGCGGGACCAGCAGATGCTCGCCCTCGAACGGCAATGGTGGAAGTACGCCGGGGCCAAGGAACAGGCCATCAGGGAGCTGTTCGACCTCTCGGCCACCCACTATTACCAGATCCTCAATGCACTCATCGATACCGAGGATGCATTGGCCCACGATCCCATGCTGGTGAAGCGACTGCGTAGACTACGTACGTCGCGCCAGTGTGCGCGTACTGCGCGCCGCTTGGGGTCCGACGCGTAAACGCCACGCTGATTTCTCAGCAAGCAAGCAGCAAGGACAACGCTTCACCATGACCAAATTTGCCAGGGATGAATTCGACCGAGTCCCGCAGAGCCCCTCGCGGCAGGGTGTCCACCGTGCCACCACCGCACCGTCCCGCCCTGCACTGTGGCCGGTCCTCACCCTTGGCGTCCTGGCACTGGCCGTCGGTCTGCTTGCCTTTTTCATCTTCCCCAAGGTCGGGTTCACCGCGCCGCAGGCGGCCACGAGCATCTCCCAGCAAGGTGCCGCCAAGGGAACGGCCCCGTCATCCTCGCCCTCGGACCCGGCCAACCAGCCAGCCGCTTCCACGGAGCCGTCCGCCGCGTCTTCCACGGAGCCCTCCGCTGGGCCCTCGACGTCGGGAACTCCCTCAGCCCCGGCGGGCCCGGCCGTGGACAAGACCACGGCGGTGTCCGTTTACAACGCCACCACCACCGGCGGCCTGGCCGGTCGTGTTGCCGGGACTGTTGAAGGCGGCGGCTGGCCACTCTCCACGGTCGGCAACTGGGGCGGACTGCCGCAGCAGAGCTCGGTGATCTTCTACAACAGCCCGGCCCAGAAAGGCAACGCCCAGGCGCTGGCCACCCTGCTACGGATTGCCAACGTCGTGGAATCCCTGGAAATCCAGCAGCCCCTGGTAGTTGTCCTGGGCCCCGGATACGCCTAGCCTCTGCTGGCTCTTGGTGCCCGATTGGGTGCCCGTTTGGGTGCCTTGGCGGGGTCCCGCGGCGCCCGAACCGGGTCCGTTCCGGCTGAACTCGGTTAAGCCTCAATAACAATGTGGCGGTCCCTGCCCTGCCCCCGGGCGCGGACAACGTGACAGTGGTTACAGTTGATTGCATCCGGCCCGGAGATCCCGGGAGGCCGGATCAGGCTAGTTGAAAGTGTGGGCATCATGGCTTTGGGAACCGTCAAATGGTTCAATGCCGAAAAGGGCTACGGCTTCATCACTGTGGATGAATCCGGCGACGACGTTTTTGTGCACTGGTCTGCCATACAGATGGAAGGCTACCGCGTCCTTGAAGAAGGGCAGCGTGTTGAATTCGAGCTTGGCGAAGGCCAGAAGGGCCCCCAGGCCGAAGGCGTGCAGCTCGCCGAGTAATTGCCGGGCCGGGGTGCTGCAGCCGTGCCGGCGCCCTGTCCATGGCCCTGTTCACAGCCCCGCGTGGCTTAAGCCGCGGGCAAACAAGTCCCCTTCTGCTTGCACTCTCCCCGGGTGAGTGCTAATTATTGTGTTAGCACTCCTACGCTCTGACTGCTAATTCGACGCCCGGCTCCGGCCGGCGGTGGCCGCTTTCGGGGCGCAGGGGACCAAGAAACACCTTGCTGTGGTGAGATCCGGAGCGCGTGGCATACAGAGGCCGCAAGCACAAGGATCGTCCGTCGCGGGCACCGCAGCTCCAGGTACCTTCTTAACGACTGTCCCGAAAGGACTACCGCCGCTATGGCCAAGATCATTGCATTTGATGAAGAGGCACGCCGCGGCCTCGAGCGGGGTCTGAACATCCTCGCCGACGCCGTCAAGGTCACCCTCGGCCCGCGTGGACGCAACGTCGTCCTCGAAAAGAAGTGGGGCGCCCCCACGATCACCAACGATGGTGTTTCCATCGCCAAGGAGATCGAACTGGACGACCCGTTCGAGAAGATCGGCGCCGAGCTGGTCAAGGAAGTTGCCAAGAAGACGGATGACGTCGCTGGCGACGGTACCACCACCGCCACCGTTCTGGCCCAGGCACTGGTCAAGGAAGGCCTGCGCAACGTAGCTGCCGGCGCCGACCCGCTGTCCCTCAAGCGCGGCATCGAGAAGGCTGTTGAAGCCGTCATCCGCGAACTCCTGGCTTCCGCCAAGGAGATCGAGACCAAGGAAGAGATCGCGGCCACCGCATCGATCTCCGCAGGCGACACCGAAATCGGTAACCTCATTGCCGAGGCCCTGGACAAGGTCGGCAAGGAAGGCGTCATCACGGTCGAGGAGTCCAACACCTTCGGCCTGGAGCTCGAACTCACCGAAGGCATGCGCTTCGACAAGGGCTACATCTCCGCCTACTTCGTCACCGACGCTGAGCGCCAGGAAACGGTCCTCGAGGACCCGTACATCCTGATCGTCAACTCGAAGATCTCCAACGTGAAGGAACTCGTCACGGTTCTGGAGAAGGTCATGCAGTCGAACAAGCCGCTGCTGATCATCGCCGAAGACATCGAGGGCGAGGCCCTGGCCACCCTGATCGTCAACAAGATCCGTGGCACCTTCAAGTCCGTTGCCGTCAAGGCTCCGGGCTTCGGCGACCGCCGCAAGGCACAGCTCGCCGACATCGCCATCCTCACCGGCGGCCAGGTCATCTCCTCCGAGGTCGGCCTGAACCTTGAGAACGCAACCCTCGAACTGCTGGGCACCGCCCGCAAGGTTGTTGTCACCAAGGACGAGACCACCATCGTTGAAGGTGCCGGCGACGCCGAGCAGATCGCCGGCCGCGTGGCCCAGATCCGCGCCGAGATCGAAAACTCCGACTCCGACTACGACCGCGAGAAGCTGCAGGAACGCCTGGCCAAGCTGGCTGGCGGCGTTGCAGTCATCAAGGCCGGTGCCGCAACCGAAGTTGAGCTCAAGGAACGCAAGCACCGCATTGAGGACGCCGTCCGCAACGCCAAGGCTGCCGTTGAAGAAGGCATCGTCGCCGGTGGTGGCGTTGCCCTCATCCAGGCCGGTGCCAAGGCCTTCGCAAACCTGAACCTCACGGGTGACGAAGCAACCGGCGCCAACATCGTCAAGGTTGCCATCGACGCTCCGCTGAAGCAGATCGCCTTCAACGCCGGCCTCGAGCCGGGCGTTGTTGCCGACAAGGTCCGCGGCCTGCCTGCAGGCCACGGCCTGAACGCTGCAACCGGCGTCTACGAAGACCTGCTGGCTGCTGGTGTCAACGACCCCGTAAAGGTCACCCGCTCGGCCCTGCAGAACGCTGCCTCCATCGCTGGTCTGTTCCTGACCACCGAGGCCGTTGTTGCCGACAAGCCGGAGAAGCACTCTCAGGCTGGCGGCGGCGACGACATGGGCGGCATGGGCGGCATGGGCGGCTTCTAAGCCCCCTGCGCTGACCATTCAGCCACACTGACGACGGCGGTTCCCACCGAAAGGCGGGGGCCGCCGTCGCTGTTTCTGTGCTGCCGTTTCGGCACCCCGCTCCGTGCCCGACGCTGTTTCGGCACCCGTTGAGGAGATCGGCACCCGGCCGAACTGCAGCGGATGTCCGCACCGGGTGCAGATGTGCCGGCCTGCGGGGTGTCCCCGAGCTCCCAGGATGCCCGCGCGGCGCACAGTCCGGCCGCGCAGCTCCGGCATGATCCTCCGCGCGAAGAATCCTGTCTGCTGGGTCTGGCAGGATTAAGGGCATGACGATTATTGCTGCCGCCGACGGTTCTGCCCTCGGCAATCCCGGGCCGGCC contains:
- a CDS encoding uracil-DNA glycosylase, giving the protein MGDDALFELEPAGGGADGFAELAGLPLAELMAPDWASALGPVEPQLRSALDFVAAQSAAGHQVLPAAGNLLRAFRQPLADVKVLILGQDPYPTPGHAVGLSFAVSPQTRPIPRSLSNIYRELHDDLGLPPRVHGDLSAWSSQGVLLLNRVLSVTAGNAGSHRGKGWEAITTAAVTAVAGRRDADGKPSPLVAILWGKDAEAVVPLLDGAPALVSAHPSPLSASRGFFGSRPFSRANALLSQQGAAPVDWELPVL
- a CDS encoding DUF3263 domain-containing protein; the protein is MTEPAPEHGSGPERPALADLSAETRSDSPLSERDQQMLALERQWWKYAGAKEQAIRELFDLSATHYYQILNALIDTEDALAHDPMLVKRLRRLRTSRQCARTARRLGSDA
- a CDS encoding LytR C-terminal domain-containing protein — its product is MTKFARDEFDRVPQSPSRQGVHRATTAPSRPALWPVLTLGVLALAVGLLAFFIFPKVGFTAPQAATSISQQGAAKGTAPSSSPSDPANQPAASTEPSAASSTEPSAGPSTSGTPSAPAGPAVDKTTAVSVYNATTTGGLAGRVAGTVEGGGWPLSTVGNWGGLPQQSSVIFYNSPAQKGNAQALATLLRIANVVESLEIQQPLVVVLGPGYA
- a CDS encoding cold-shock protein, with product MALGTVKWFNAEKGYGFITVDESGDDVFVHWSAIQMEGYRVLEEGQRVEFELGEGQKGPQAEGVQLAE
- the groL gene encoding chaperonin GroEL (60 kDa chaperone family; promotes refolding of misfolded polypeptides especially under stressful conditions; forms two stacked rings of heptamers to form a barrel-shaped 14mer; ends can be capped by GroES; misfolded proteins enter the barrel where they are refolded when GroES binds), with protein sequence MAKIIAFDEEARRGLERGLNILADAVKVTLGPRGRNVVLEKKWGAPTITNDGVSIAKEIELDDPFEKIGAELVKEVAKKTDDVAGDGTTTATVLAQALVKEGLRNVAAGADPLSLKRGIEKAVEAVIRELLASAKEIETKEEIAATASISAGDTEIGNLIAEALDKVGKEGVITVEESNTFGLELELTEGMRFDKGYISAYFVTDAERQETVLEDPYILIVNSKISNVKELVTVLEKVMQSNKPLLIIAEDIEGEALATLIVNKIRGTFKSVAVKAPGFGDRRKAQLADIAILTGGQVISSEVGLNLENATLELLGTARKVVVTKDETTIVEGAGDAEQIAGRVAQIRAEIENSDSDYDREKLQERLAKLAGGVAVIKAGAATEVELKERKHRIEDAVRNAKAAVEEGIVAGGGVALIQAGAKAFANLNLTGDEATGANIVKVAIDAPLKQIAFNAGLEPGVVADKVRGLPAGHGLNAATGVYEDLLAAGVNDPVKVTRSALQNAASIAGLFLTTEAVVADKPEKHSQAGGGDDMGGMGGMGGF